One region of Mangifera indica cultivar Alphonso chromosome 3, CATAS_Mindica_2.1, whole genome shotgun sequence genomic DNA includes:
- the LOC123212608 gene encoding 60S ribosomal protein L10-like has protein sequence MGRRPARCYRQIKNKPYPKSRYCRGVPDPKIRIYDVGMKKKGVDEFPFCVHLVSWEKENVSSEALEAARIACNKYMAKFAGKDAFHLRVRVHPFHVLRINKMLSCAGADRLQTGMRGAFGKPQGTCARVAIGQVLLSVRCKDSNSHHAQEALRRAKFKFPGRQKIIVSRKWGFTKFNRTDYLKFKSENRIVPDGVNAKLLGCHGPLANRQPGQAFLDTAASA, from the exons ATGGGGAGAA GACCTGCAAGGTGTTACCGccagataaaaaataaaccctacCCAAAATCACGATACTGTCGTGGTGTGCCTGACCCAAAGATCAGGATTTATGATGTGGGAATGAAGAAGAAAGGTGTTGATGAATTCCCTTTCTGTGTTCATCTAGTGTCATGGGAGAAAGAAAATGTCTCAAGTGAAGCCCTTGAGGCTGCACGAATTGCTTGCAACAAATACATGGCCAAGTTTGCTGGGAAGGATGCCTTCCATTTGCGTGTTCGAGTTCACCCATTCCATGTCTTGCGTATCAACAAGATGCTTTCATGTGCAGGAGCTGATAGGCTCCAAACTGGTATGAGGGGTGCTTTCGGTAAGCCCCAGGGCACTTGTGCTAGAGTGGCCATTGGACAAGTCCTTCTATCTGTTCGTTGCAAGGACAGCAACAGTCACCATGCACAGGAGGCTCTCCGTCGTGCTAAGTTTAAGTTCCCTGGTCGCCAAAAGATCATTGTTAGCAGGAAGTG GGGCTTTACTAAGTTCAACCGCACTGATTATCTGAAGTTCAAATCTGAGAATCGTATTGTGCCTGATGGTGTCAATGCTAAG CTTCTTGGATGTCATGGACCATTGGCGAATCGTCAACCAGGACAGGCGTTTTTGGATACTGCTGCATCAGCTTAA
- the LOC123211138 gene encoding F-box protein SKIP23-like — protein MVDWSNLPTDILWEITKHLTLLEDLVAFGSVCSLWRFVAIMVKPEFLFKLTPWLMLAPEKPTDERSFYSISEDSIRYFILPEVNSRRCLSSKGWLLTVAEADLNMALLHPFSRFEIELPHAKTFEYLHHFHRGGLDPTLFHVQLISKFVLSSNPMCTPDYLVMVLYGYIGEVAYCKHGDKSWTKIKSPPIKYPNYDITYYKGLYYVINWLGQIMQCDLTTNVLVEVAQIPHEQPSSSTLYMMESAGALIVVKRMIYYEDSEEVTYGTTGFKVFQVELRNNKWSEMKDLGNRTLFVGYNSSFSAESCYCKSNCIYFTDDCLEQYICKGEGGQDIGIYNMLDGSIEPCFHFQGSSYSRVNPPMWVQQI, from the coding sequence ATGGTTGATTGGTCTAATCTGCCTACTGACATTTTATGGGAAATCACTAAGCACCTAACGTTGCTTGAGGATTTGGTTGCTTTTGGTTCGGTTTGTTCTTTATGGCGATTTGTTGCAATTATGGTAAAGCcggaatttttatttaaactcaccCCGTGGCTGATGCTGGCACCAGAGAAGCCCACCGATGAACGCAGTTTTTACAGTATTTCGGAGGATTCAATTCGATACTTTATTTTACCTGAAGTTAATTCAAGAAGATGTTTATCTTCAAAGGGCTGGCTTCTAACAGTCGCCGAAGCAGATTTAAATATGGCTCTTTTGCATCCCTTTTCAcgatttgaaattgaattgcCTCATGCCAAGACTTTCGAATACCTCCACCATTTTCATCGAGGCGGCCTTGATCCGACTCTGTTTCATGTACAGTTAATTTCTAAATTTGTCTTATCATCCAATCCCATGTGCACACCAGATTATCTGGTAATGGTTCTTTATGGGTATATCGGAGAAGTTGCATATTGTAAACATGGTGATAAATCATGGACCAAAATTAAGTCTCCCCCTATTAAATACCCAAATTATGATATCACCTATTATAAAGGGCTATATTATGTCATCAACTGGTTAGGTCAAATAATGCAGTGCGATCTCACTACAAACGTTTTAGTAGAAGTTGCACAAATACCGCATGAACAGCCTTCAAGCTCCACTTTGTATATGATGGAATCGGCAGGAGCATTGATTGTGGTTAAACGAATGATCTATTATGAAGACTCTGAAGAGGTGACTTATGGAACTACTGGATTCAAGGTTTTTCAAGTGGAATTGAGAAATAATAAGTGGAGtgagatgaaggatttgggTAATAGAACTTTGTTTGTGGGTTATAATTCTTCATTCTCTGCGGAGTCTTGTTATTGCAAATCTAATTGCATATACTTTACTGATGATTGTTTGGAACAGTATATCTGCAAGGGGGAAGGAGGGCAGGATATAGGAATTTATAATATGCTGGATGGTAGCATTGAACCGTGTTTTCATTTCCAGGGCAGTTCATACAGTCGTGTTAATCCACCTATGTGGGTTCAAcaaatttag